A genomic region of Caloenas nicobarica isolate bCalNic1 chromosome 9, bCalNic1.hap1, whole genome shotgun sequence contains the following coding sequences:
- the NUDT19 gene encoding acyl-coenzyme A diphosphatase NUDT19 yields the protein MNWRLRHWREAATLLLAAGTPARLPRRPLGPFDYEVLLLQRSSRSGFVPSAHVFPGGLVEPADFSADWLGLLPASPQCGLGLVRPAPLGSSRAPLFATERQRLGSPLPGEVAFRICAIRETFEEAGILLLVPGRGPAADSGPASPLPAERLPPAELSEWRRRVQGDPGCFLQLCRHLGCVPNIWALHEWSNWLTPVGRAEAGGRRYDTAFYLCCLEQRPPHASQDEQEVTAVLWSSPPEAIERLKSQEIWFPPPQFYEFCRLCNFSSLCELHKFSSDRALEGCERWMPVILTASDGYIQILPGDELYPEDPDYTGEKKIIMSTDKKAEDLMKEGSVFHRIVIKNINNLAVYVNIPAKYKHINPLTINSDCSDYNSKL from the exons ATGAACTGGCGGCTGCGGCACTGGAGGGAAGCGgcgacgctgctgctggcggCGGGCACACCGGCGCGGCTGCCGCGCCGCCCGCTCGGCCCCTTCGACTatgaggtgctgctgctgcagcggAGCTCCCGCAGCGGCTTCGTGCCCAGCGCCCACGTCTTCCCGGGCGGCCTGGTGGAGCCGGCGGATTTCTCCGCTGactggctggggctgctgcccgcCTCGCCTCAGTGCGGGCTGGGCCTCGTCAGGCCGGCGCCTCTCGGCAGCAGCCGGGCCCCGCTCTTCGCCACCGAGCGGCAGCGGCTGGGCTCGCCGCTGCCGGGGGAGGTCGCCTTCCGCATCTGCGCTATCAGGGAAACTTTCGAGGAGGCGGGCATCCTGCTGCTGGTGCCGGGGCGCGGGCCGGCGGCGGACAGCGGCCCCGCATCCCCGCTGCCCGCGGAGCGCCTGCCCCCGGCCGAGCTGAGCGAGTGGCGGCGGCGGGTGCAGGGGGACCCGGGCTGCTTCCTGCAGCTGTGCCGGCACCTGGGCTGCGTCCCCAACATTTGGGCGCTGCACGAGTGGAGCAACTGGCTGACCCCCGTGGGCAGGGCTGAGGCCGGCGGCCGGCGCTACGACACGGCTTTCTACCTGTGCTGCCTGGAGCAGCGGCCGCCCCACGCCTCGCAGGACGAGCAGGAGGTGACGGCCGTCCTG TGGTCATCACCTCCAGAAGCCATTGAACGCCTTAAATCTCAAGAAATATGGTTTCCTCCCCCTCAGTTCTATGAATTTTGTAGGCTGTGCAACTTCTCTTCGCTCTGTGAGTTACACAAGTTCAGCTCCGATCGAGCTCTGGAGGGGTGTGAGCGCTGGATGCCGGTGATATTAACTGCTTCTGACGGCTACATCCAGATATTGCCAG GAGATGAGTTATATCCAGAAGATCCAGATTatacaggagaaaagaaaataatcatgtCAACAGATAAGAAGGCTGAAGATCTCATGAAAGAGGGTAGTGTATTTCACAGGATAGTAATAAAAAACATCAACAATCTTGCCGTCTATGTTAATATTCCAgcaaaatataaacatattaaTCCATTGACAATAAACTCTGATTGTTCAGATTACAATAGCAAGTTATAA